The following coding sequences are from one Macaca nemestrina isolate mMacNem1 chromosome 1, mMacNem.hap1, whole genome shotgun sequence window:
- the LOC105484721 gene encoding cysteine and glycine-rich protein 1: MPNWGGGKKCGVCQKTVYFAEEVQCEGNSFHKSCFLCMVCKKNLDSTTVAVHGEEIYCKSCYGKKYGPKGYGYGQGAGTLSTDKGESLGIKHEEAPGHRPTTNPNASKFAQKIGGSERCPRCSQAVYAAEKVIGAGKSWHKSCFRCAKCGKGLESTTLADKDGEIYCKGCYAKNFGPKGFGFGQGAGALVHSE, encoded by the exons ATGCCGAACTGGGGAGGAGGCAAGAAATGTGGGGTGTGTCAGAAGACGGTTTACTTTGCCGAAGAGGTTCAGTGCGAAGGCAACAGCTTCCATAAATCCTGCTTCCTGTGCA TGGTCTGCAAGAAGAATCTGGACAGCACCACTGTGGCCGTGCATGGTGAGGAGATCTACTGCAAGTCCTGCTATGGCAAGAAGTATGGGCCCAAAGGCTATGGCTATGGGCAGGGCGCAGGCACCCTCAGCACTGACAAGGGGGAGTCTCTGGGCATCAAGCACGAGGA AGCCCCTGGCCACAGGCCCACCACCAACCCCAATGCATCCAAATTTGCCCAGAAGATTGGTGGCTCTGAGCGCTGCCCCCGATGCAGCCAGGCAGTCTATGCTGCGGAGAAGGTGATTGGTGCTGGGAAG TCCTGGCATAAGTCCTGCTTTCGATGTGCCAAGTGTGGCAAAGGCCTTGAGTCAACCACCCTGGCAGACAAGGATGGCGAGATTTACTGCAAAG GATGCTATGCTAAAAACTTCGGGCCCAAGGGCTTTGGTTTTGGGCAAGGAGCTGGGGCCTTGGTCCACTCTGAGTGA